The nucleotide window CCGCATAAACTACGTTGCGTAGGTTCGCGACAATTGTCGTATCGAAGTCGTCCCCTTTCGAAACCCATGTCCGACCGGTGGAAAGAACCAACGCTGCCGCCGCGCTCGCTTCGCCATGGAGAGCCGCAAGCCTCCGCTGCTGAACAATATCGTCCGCACGTTTCAGCCGGGTCAGATGATCGCAAACCGCGTCCAACAGCCCCGTCAATCCACCGATCTGCACGGTCGCGAAGCGCAGCGCGCCGGCGCTGAACCATGGCTCGCGTTCGTAGTCTCCAGGCTCACCGATCGACTCGCTTGACGCACCCGCCCACTGAACGCGATGGGTTTCGGAGTGTCGCATTCCCGAAACACGCCACCAAGACTCATCAACACGGCCCGGGTTCTGTTCGAGATCGATCAAGTGGAGCTGTGTCTGCGGCGTTCCAGCGGCGCTCGTGACAAGCGCATGCGTCAGAATACCGGCACCGGAAGCGTAGCTCTTGCCGCCCGTTAGGCCCTTTTCGGACTGTTCAAGCGTGTAGCCCGGGCCCTCGGCATTCCACACACCCAGGATGGCATGGGAGCCATCTCCGCGTTCCAGCGCTTCGAACTGATCACGGCCGCCATACCGATACAGAATTTGCCACGCATCCACATGACCTTCGAAGAGACGTCCAAGCGCGATGTCGTGCCGACCGGCACGGAACAGGCGGTGAAGAAGATCGGCCATCTCTTCAAGAGTACCGGGGTCTTGCCGGGATCGGCCCGCGTCGAGCTGAGCGATGCAATGACGAATGAATTGGGCATTGTCCGGGCACTCCGACCGGTTTGGGAAGTTGGCGGCTCGGACCGCTGTATTGCATCTTTCACACACGGAACTGATTGGCGTTCAGAGTTGTGAGTATGGCCGCGGCCTCCGAAAGGGCCACATCACGCGTCGTCTCGTAAGCGGGAACCGCCTTCATGGCAAAAGCATCGGCGTTGGGTGCCTCCTTCGCCAGCAGTCGCAGTTCCTGTGTTGCCCCGAGAGCTTGTGCTGCCCAGGTCCAATCGCATCGACCCTTTCGCCGCGCATAGACCTTCCGCGCAAACGCATGGCGGGCATATTGCTGCGCGGCGTCGGCAGGATGTTCGACCCGAGGCTCCTCTACCTCGTCCGCCATGAAACGTAAGGCATCGGCCAGACCCCCCTTCGCACGACCGTTCATGCGCGACGAAGTCACCACCCGCATCGCTCGGTCATGGCGCACGCGCAAACCCCGGTGGCGCGCGCGATCCACGATATCCTTGTCTTCTCCGCTGGCGATTGCCGTAAAACCGTCAAGCTGTCGGTAGGCCTCAACGCGAAACCCCAGATTGGCACCACCAACCCATGGATGAGAGGGTGCGGGATCGTAGGGAATGACGTCGATTTGACGCCGCAGGCTGTGCAGGTCTTCGAGATAGGTCTCCAGCGCGTCGCGCGCCGGGAGTACCGACGCGCGATCCCGGGTCGTATAACCGGCAACGACATCGACCTCACGCAGAGCTGCGACTGCGCTTCGAACCCAGTTGCCCTCGGGAACCGTGTCCGCATCCGTTGTCAGCAGGATCGCGTCAACCCCTTGCTCGCTGCCCTCCAAGGCATGTTCAACCGCCAAGCGCCGCGCACGACCGGCATTCGGTGACGCGGCCCGAGAGACCAGCGATGCTTTGCCCGCAAGACAACCGGTCTCGAACACATGGCGGGCGAAGGCTAGTCCGCCGTCCCGGCACCCATCGAAAAGAAGATGCACGGTCAGCTCGATCGCATCGCATCCGGTCTGGCAAGCCAGCGACTGCAGCAAACCTGGCAAGCCAGCCTCCTCGTCACGAACCGGCACGGCGACTTGGACATGTGTCAAATCATTCTCCTGCAACTGCCGCCGAGTATCGCAGGATGCACAGACGCGCCCTCAATCTAGATTGATGCCAAATCCATCTCCTTGCTTATTCGTCACGACGATCCCGTCAGAAGGCTAGGTGTACTTGTGTCATATCTACCCCTTATTGACTGGGCATATCTTGCGGCTGGTTGAGGTCTTGCCTTGGCAACGAGGAGGCAAGGTCGACTGTTGGAGTAACAAGATATGCCTAAGCGCATCGCCATCGTTGGAAACGCGCCGATAGAAGATGATCGGTCTTCGTTGATCGATGGCGCGGATCACGTGGTGCGGTTCAACAATGCGTTCGGCTATGGCCATGTAACGGGCGCGCGGATCGACGATCTCTATCTCATCAATTGCGGGGGGCAGCCCCTGGAATGGCTGCGTTCGGACGCGTTCTGGTCGCGCGATTATCTCACAAAGACACTTCAGATCACGCTGCCTTTGGCTGCCCCTAACCGGCAGCGATCGCTTGGCGTAGCGGACGATGGCGATGGCCAATCTGTCGATGGCCTGAACTTCGAATGGGATATGCGCGCCGCGCTTCGGCCGCTTGGCAAAACCGTTCGCACGCTCGCCCCCGATACTATCTCAGCAGCAACAGATGCCTTGCGCGCCTTGGGAGCCGGTGACGCGCAGGTCAACCCGAGCACCGGCTACCTCGCGGCGTTTGCCTATCTCGAAAGCTGTACGCATGGGACGATTGTCGATCTTTATGGATTTACCTTTGCCGGGTGGGGCGGACATAGCTGGGAAAGTGAGAAGGCCTGGGTTCTCGACCAGCAATCAGAGGGTCGGCTTAACTGGCATCAGCCTTAGCGCGCCGTCTTCGGCTGCGCGGTCGGTTCCAGACTGCGCTGGCGACCGGCAAGGATTGAGCGGTAGACCTTGAGCGTTTCTTCGCCAAGCCGCCGGCGAGTGAGGGTTCGAGCATGCTCACGACCATTTGCGCTCAACCGCCTCTGCAACGCATGGTCTGCCAATAGTGTCTCAACCACCTTCTGAATGGACCGCGCAGAACAGTCTTTCGCCAGGACACCACACTTGGTGCGCTCGACGAATTGCACAGCGGCGGGGTCCTCTGCGCATGCGACCAGCGGGCGGCCGAAAGCCGCCGCTTCGCGATAGACCAGACCGTAAGACTCATAGCGCGAGGGTGCGAGTACAATGCTCGCTTCCTCAAAGAGATCGTGCAGCGTTTCGTCGGCCACAGCTGGGAAGCAACGGATATGGCGACGGGCATGATGGCTCTCGGGATGGCGGGCCAGTAGCGCACCGACCGCGTCCTCATCGACGCCAACGATTGTAAGGCTCGCAGCGGGGCGATCGGCGCGTTTCCGTGCGCTGACAATCCGGATAAAGGCTTCGACCATCTCCTGAAACCCCTTGCGCCGTTCGTCGCGGCCGATGAACAGGAATTTGGGCGCAGCTACGGGATCAAAGCCGACGTCTCGGCTGCGCGCCAGCAGCGTTGGATCGAGGGCCAATTCGACGACAGCGTGCGGCTTTGCGGAGGGAATGCCATAGGTTTGTTCGATCATGCGGTGATGCGTCACCGTGTTCGAGATGAGAGCGCTGGCGCGCCTTGCGGTCCACGCCTCTAAGGAGTGAGCAAATCGGAGATCGATCATATTGCGCACGCCTATGGTAGAGGACCATGTGTCGATCGCCGGCGTGCTGTTGCGAATGACAATTGGCGTCTCGTGGCTCGTCAGGAGTGCGGCCGGTGCGTACCAGTTCGTTGCTTCGATGATATCGAAGGGTGTCTCCTGGTGTAGATCGCGCACTACTTTCTGAAATTGCCACGGTGCTACGAGATGCCCGCCGCAGGCCCGCCGACGCACAAAGCTCCCGACCCCTTTCTCCGGTGGAGCGCAGCCAATGATTTCGATGTCTGTTTCGTTTTCCCGAAACCCAAGGGGTTTGGATGCGGTAATGACGCTCACCGAACATCCGGTCTCGCGCAAGCCATGCGCGATCATATGCGCTGCGCGCCCTAGACCGGAGCCGCCGGGTGGGTAAAACCACGTGAGCAACGCGACCCTCATGAGAGTGACCCTGAAGAGATGCAATAAAGCCTGATCATTCGGACCGGATTGCAAAGATCCGCGCATGCCGCTTCAAGGTAGCTTGAAGCATGCCCGAACACCCCAGCTAGAAATCGAGTGAAGTGAATCGACGTCAGGCTTTTCTGGTCTGCTGACAGCATGACCTAAGCGCCGCCTGCTATGCATCCAAGGAGATGAGAAACTATGCAGGATATGGTTCAGTGGTTCGCGACCCTTACCGGAATAGCAGCTGCAGTCATTGTCTCCCTCAACCTCGGTCGGAAGCTGACTGGATACGGCTTCATTGTCTTTACCGCATCCTCGATCGCCTGGGTCTGGTTCGCATTGCAGGCGGGGGAAACCCCCTTAGCGATACAAAACGTCGTCCTGACTGTCATCAATATCGTAGGCATCTACCGGTGGCTCATCCTAAAACGACAAATCAACAACGCTGAGGAGTAGTCTGCCGAACTCGCTCATCCCCCGATCAGATCGCCACCGTTGCGATGTAGAACCTGGCCGGTCATGTAGCTGGAAGCCTCACATGCCAAAAACATGAAAGACGGTGCAACCTCGCACGGTTGGCCGGGTCGACCGAGGGGGCTATCGGTCCCGAACGCGTCAATTTTGTTCTTCGAAAACGACGCCGGGATCACCAGTGCCCAGATCGGACCGGGTGTCAGGCCGTTGACGCGAAACTTCTTCGGCGCAAGCTTCGACAACGCCGCGCGCGCAAACCCGAGGATGGCACCTGTTGTCGATGCATAGTCCAGCAACAGGTCCTGACTACGATCGGCCATGACCAACGTGGCGCTGATGATCGTAGAACCTTCGGTCACGTGCGCCAGGGCTGCCCGTACGCAGAAAAACTACCCGAAAATGTTCGTCCGGAACGTCTGCACGAGCTGTTCTTCAGGTATATCCTCAACCTTGTCGCGCGCGTGCTGCTCGGTAGCGTTACCGATAAGACAGTCGAGTTGGCCGAACTCGGGGACAATGCTTTCGGCGGCCTCCTGACAGAGTGACTTGTCGCCGACATCGCCTGAGACGAGCTTGGCTTCTGATCCTTACAGCTCGACCAAACGTTTGGTTTCGTCGGCGTCACTGGCTTCACCATTGTAGACAATTCCAACTCGCGCGCCTTCCCGCACAAAAAAAACGGTGACCGCAGGGCCGATCCCGGGATCGCCACCGATGATGGTCGCAACTTTGCCGTCCAGCCGACCAGAAGCTAAATATTTAGGTATGCGGAGGGCGCAATAAAAATACGACGAACCTCAGGATGCAGCGAAAACTCGTTGCCAACTCAACATAAACTTCATCAGCCGCAGCCGATATGTAGGTGCCAACTAACTGTTCACCAAATGAGATCAACGCCATCAATGTTCGCAATAATGCGTTGAAAGCCTACAATCTTATCTTCACCGATGGAGTAATGGATCGAAGCTAACTAAAGATAAGAGAGTTGGGCGGCGGGTCGATACAATCTGTGTGCAATCGTTGGAATGTCCGTATGATTGGCGCGCGCAGGCTTCGATGCTTAGGCGTCTGATGCCGACTCGTTCGTCTTTCCGGGCATCTTTTGACGAGTTGCTGCATCCACAGCCTTGCGTGCCTTCGCAAACCCGCGATCTGTGGTCATGAAACGCGCGATCATGGGTGCAATCAGTCGCGCGGGTTCAAGCTCTTGGTCGGTCTGATTGGCGAGGACGCGTGCGTAAACGCTCAGATCCCGATGAACGTCGGCGGGTAATTCCACGGAGAGCTTGACGGGTTTGTCGTCGGGGATGGCACTCAGCTTCAGTTTCGTCATCGCACTTCTCCTAGGGGGTCGAGGATCAGATCTCGGGTGATCATGACGCGCACCGGGAAACCGGGGCTGATTGTGAGGGTTGGCGGGACGGAGATTTGTTGCCGAACGATCTCTTCGCCGGTGCGTCTAATTGTTCCTTGTGCGGCCTCGCGGATGGCGGTGGCGACGTTGTCTTCACTTGTCGCTACGCCCTCCAGGCCGACGTTGAGGATTGTGGCGAGGCCTGCGGCGAGGAAGACCCGGCCCCAATGGTAGTTGACCCAATCCTGCAGGCCGGCAGTACCTGCTCCGTCGGTGCCGGGTTCGCGATTGAGGTTGATGGACCGGCCATCGGGAAGGATGAGACGGGTCCAAACCAGAAGGAGGCGGTTCTGCCCCACAACTATGGTGCTGTCGTATTCGCCAAGGAGCCGCGCGCCCTGGGGGATCAGAAGGTAGCGTCCCGAGGGGCTGTCATAGACGTTGGAAGTGACTTGCGCGGCGATTTGGCCCGGCAGGTCCGAGCGGAGCGCTGTGAGGAGCGCGGCGGGAATTACTGTGCCAGCCTGAAGGATATAGGGACTTGGTGGAGACACCAGCCGTTCTGAGCTAACGGGATCTGTAGCTGTTCCGCGTGTTAGGACGGTGTCCTGGCCTGCTGCAGTGCCTTGAGGCGCAGAAGAGCCGTGCGGCATGGGGAACATATTCGAACCCATGGGGGCAGAACTAGGATCTGCACCGCTGCCTCGGGGCCCGGTTTGCGTCTCTGCAAAAAGGGCGCTGAGTCTAGCGGCCTCGATCTCTTGCAGTCGAAGCTGTTCTGCCGGATCAATCCCGGGCGCTGAAAGCCCTGTGTGGGTTGGAATGGGAACCGGATCACCCCGTTCCTGCGCGCTGAGGATGGGGCGACCAAGCTCGCCGGGCAATGGAGGCCCAAGACGGGGAACATCACCATAGTTGGTCGGCAATCGTGAGAGACCTTCTGCAGCCTGAATGCGTTCGGTCGAATACAACTCGGAAGGTGTGTCGCTGGCCTGACGGCCTTGCAAAGCGACGATGAGGATGGCGCCAAGACCGAGACCAACGGTCGCCACGAGCGCCGCAATCGCTTTTCGGGAGAGGCGCATGACGCGCGGCGGGTCGGGGCGGAGGCGGAGGTCCCGGGCGATGTCCCGTTCCTTGCGCGGACCTTTGGGATCGCTGGTTGGAGCTGTCATCTCGTTTGCTCCTCCGCATCGTCAGGGTCTGCGCGACGGTGCTCGACGCCGTCCATCCGCACGATCCGCACCATTTCTTGCCGGGCTTCGCCAAGCCTGAGTTCCGCGGCCCCGAACAGCCGATCGACGATCAGGACATTTCCCGTGACGCGGGTGTTGACGATCTGGCCCTCGCCGTCCGGTCCGATCACGAACAAAGGGGGCATCTCGCCTTGGGCGATGCCTATCGGGAAGACGACGTAGACGCGGCGGCCATCGTCGAAAACCGAGACCGGACGCCAAGGTGGGCTGTCGCCCTGCAGGCCATAGCGATAGTTCCTGTCTGCTTCCGACGGGATGGTTGGACGCAGCAGAGCTGGCAGACGCGGTCGTGTCGGTTCGGACGGATAGGCCCATGCGACGGCAGGCATCCAAATCTCTTCGCTGGCGCGCAGCTCGATCAGGTAATTGCGCCGATCGGTGCTGATGACGAGATTTGTGGTGATGTCCGGACGTATCGGTTTGACGAGAACGTGGACGCGGGCAATCCTGCCTGCGCCGCTCACGGTGTCGCCTATGATCCAGCGAGCCGTGTCGCCTGCTGCAATGGGGCCGGGACCGATCAGCTGTTCGCCCGCCTCCAGGGTGATCGTCGTGATCTGACCAGGGGCGGCATAGACCTGATAGAGCGCACCTTCGCTCCAAGGGAAGACCTGCAAGGAGTTGTAGTAGCCCTCTGGGCGCGGCTCGATCCGAGCCGCAGCGTTGGCGGCTGCGATCCGGGCCTCAGGCGTGGCTGCATTAGGGTCTCCGCCACGGGATGGCGTCCATGAAGGTGGGGTGTGGACCGGGCGCAGAGGGTCTTCCGCCAGGGGCGGTGACGGAGGAGGTGCAAGAGTAGGGACTATGTCGTCATAGGCGATCTGCGGCGGAGGCTCGTTGGCGCAAGCTGTCAGGACAGTTGTTGCGAGAAGAAGACAAGACAGGGTTCTGAGATGGGTCATTGGACACTCTCCCTCGACCAGTTGATGGCATGGACATAGACACCGAGCGGGTTCTCACGCAGGCGCTCGGCATCGCGGGGCGGTTGGATGACGATGGTGAGGATGGCGGTCCAGCGTTCGGTGGCTGCCAGCTGGCCGTTCTCGTAGCGCCGCTCCATCCAGGCGACGCGGAAACTGGTTTCGGAGGCGCGGA belongs to Hasllibacter sp. MH4015 and includes:
- a CDS encoding glycosyltransferase family 2 protein; translated protein: MPVRDEEAGLPGLLQSLACQTGCDAIELTVHLLFDGCRDGGLAFARHVFETGCLAGKASLVSRAASPNAGRARRLAVEHALEGSEQGVDAILLTTDADTVPEGNWVRSAVAALREVDVVAGYTTRDRASVLPARDALETYLEDLHSLRRQIDVIPYDPAPSHPWVGGANLGFRVEAYRQLDGFTAIASGEDKDIVDRARHRGLRVRHDRAMRVVTSSRMNGRAKGGLADALRFMADEVEEPRVEHPADAAQQYARHAFARKVYARRKGRCDWTWAAQALGATQELRLLAKEAPNADAFAMKAVPAYETTRDVALSEAAAILTTLNANQFRV
- a CDS encoding glycosyltransferase family 29 protein yields the protein MPKRIAIVGNAPIEDDRSSLIDGADHVVRFNNAFGYGHVTGARIDDLYLINCGGQPLEWLRSDAFWSRDYLTKTLQITLPLAAPNRQRSLGVADDGDGQSVDGLNFEWDMRAALRPLGKTVRTLAPDTISAATDALRALGAGDAQVNPSTGYLAAFAYLESCTHGTIVDLYGFTFAGWGGHSWESEKAWVLDQQSEGRLNWHQP
- a CDS encoding glycosyltransferase family 4 protein — protein: MRGSLQSGPNDQALLHLFRVTLMRVALLTWFYPPGGSGLGRAAHMIAHGLRETGCSVSVITASKPLGFRENETDIEIIGCAPPEKGVGSFVRRRACGGHLVAPWQFQKVVRDLHQETPFDIIEATNWYAPAALLTSHETPIVIRNSTPAIDTWSSTIGVRNMIDLRFAHSLEAWTARRASALISNTVTHHRMIEQTYGIPSAKPHAVVELALDPTLLARSRDVGFDPVAAPKFLFIGRDERRKGFQEMVEAFIRIVSARKRADRPAASLTIVGVDEDAVGALLARHPESHHARRHIRCFPAVADETLHDLFEEASIVLAPSRYESYGLVYREAAAFGRPLVACAEDPAAVQFVERTKCGVLAKDCSARSIQKVVETLLADHALQRRLSANGREHARTLTRRRLGEETLKVYRSILAGRQRSLEPTAQPKTAR
- a CDS encoding DUF2274 domain-containing protein, with translation MTKLKLSAIPDDKPVKLSVELPADVHRDLSVYARVLANQTDQELEPARLIAPMIARFMTTDRGFAKARKAVDAATRQKMPGKTNESASDA
- a CDS encoding TrbI/VirB10 family protein, whose amino-acid sequence is MTAPTSDPKGPRKERDIARDLRLRPDPPRVMRLSRKAIAALVATVGLGLGAILIVALQGRQASDTPSELYSTERIQAAEGLSRLPTNYGDVPRLGPPLPGELGRPILSAQERGDPVPIPTHTGLSAPGIDPAEQLRLQEIEAARLSALFAETQTGPRGSGADPSSAPMGSNMFPMPHGSSAPQGTAAGQDTVLTRGTATDPVSSERLVSPPSPYILQAGTVIPAALLTALRSDLPGQIAAQVTSNVYDSPSGRYLLIPQGARLLGEYDSTIVVGQNRLLLVWTRLILPDGRSINLNREPGTDGAGTAGLQDWVNYHWGRVFLAAGLATILNVGLEGVATSEDNVATAIREAAQGTIRRTGEEIVRQQISVPPTLTISPGFPVRVMITRDLILDPLGEVR
- the trbG gene encoding P-type conjugative transfer protein TrbG codes for the protein MTHLRTLSCLLLATTVLTACANEPPPQIAYDDIVPTLAPPPSPPLAEDPLRPVHTPPSWTPSRGGDPNAATPEARIAAANAAARIEPRPEGYYNSLQVFPWSEGALYQVYAAPGQITTITLEAGEQLIGPGPIAAGDTARWIIGDTVSGAGRIARVHVLVKPIRPDITTNLVISTDRRNYLIELRASEEIWMPAVAWAYPSEPTRPRLPALLRPTIPSEADRNYRYGLQGDSPPWRPVSVFDDGRRVYVVFPIGIAQGEMPPLFVIGPDGEGQIVNTRVTGNVLIVDRLFGAAELRLGEARQEMVRIVRMDGVEHRRADPDDAEEQTR